A genome region from Anaerobacillus alkaliphilus includes the following:
- a CDS encoding NUDIX domain-containing protein yields MIVVGIGAVILNEKNEVLLVLRKKAPEANKWSIPGGKVEFLERLEDTVIREIKEEVNLDIEISKLLCTAETIDLSSSEHYLSLIYTTKNIKGTMKNMEPDKISEVQWFQLEEIPTELACFSVEALALTKQKYIVNR; encoded by the coding sequence ATGATTGTTGTTGGAATAGGTGCAGTGATCTTGAATGAAAAAAATGAAGTGTTATTGGTACTACGAAAAAAAGCTCCTGAGGCTAACAAATGGAGTATTCCAGGTGGGAAAGTAGAGTTTCTAGAGCGCTTGGAGGATACGGTTATTCGGGAAATCAAAGAAGAGGTCAACTTGGATATAGAGATTTCTAAGTTGCTATGTACAGCTGAGACGATTGATTTATCTTCGAGTGAGCATTACTTATCACTTATTTATACTACGAAGAACATTAAGGGTACGATGAAAAACATGGAACCTGACAAGATATCCGAAGTGCAATGGTTTCAACTAGAGGAGATCCCAACTGAATTGGCTTGCTTTTCTGTCGAGGCTTTAGCATTAACGAAGCAAAAGTACATAGTAAATCGTTAG
- a CDS encoding zinc dependent phospholipase C family protein, with product MGSRIMHAIIANRIVDILSIDDRTSFLLGSLAPDAVSTKDISHFYIGNLSDYTRGIDFSGFIKKYSEHSNRDYLLGYYTHLIADDIWLTGFYKPWLKNRIEADHSILPSYHQDFKLLNGKLLNYYGSTDQLRNTLNQDGEMIDLDEVKGRDVVAFLPYILGDMEYDVEVIGQGLRIFTLNQIIGYIETSVERGVFCIQQLRSGNDEF from the coding sequence ATGGGTTCAAGAATTATGCATGCTATAATTGCCAATCGTATAGTAGATATTTTGTCAATTGATGATCGCACCTCATTTTTATTGGGCAGTCTTGCTCCAGATGCCGTTTCAACGAAAGATATATCACATTTTTACATAGGTAATTTGAGTGACTATACTAGAGGTATTGATTTTTCCGGCTTTATCAAAAAGTACAGCGAGCACAGCAATCGTGATTACCTGCTAGGGTATTACACCCATTTGATCGCTGATGATATTTGGTTAACTGGATTTTACAAGCCTTGGTTGAAAAATCGAATAGAAGCTGATCATTCGATTCTCCCATCATATCATCAGGATTTTAAGTTATTGAATGGCAAGCTATTAAACTACTATGGATCTACTGATCAGTTACGTAATACGTTAAATCAAGATGGAGAAATGATCGACTTAGATGAGGTGAAAGGTAGAGATGTTGTAGCTTTTCTTCCATATATATTAGGTGATATGGAGTACGATGTAGAAGTTATCGGGCAAGGATTAAGAATCTTTACGCTTAACCAGATTATTGGTTACATCGAGACCTCTGTTGAAAGAGGGGTATTCTGTATTCAGCAGCTAAGGTCCGGAAACGATGAATTTTGA
- a CDS encoding DUF3892 domain-containing protein: protein MENNDRFEQIYEQYRQNADIEEMNINDGTEHIVAVRKNDEGDLIAFKTSSGRELDYVTALNDAKAGKLAHVDVFHKYGRDILRSEPDGIKENNLDNLPEF, encoded by the coding sequence ATGGAAAACAACGATCGTTTTGAACAAATATATGAGCAGTACCGCCAAAATGCTGATATAGAAGAAATGAATATTAACGATGGTACAGAACATATTGTTGCCGTGCGAAAAAATGACGAAGGTGACCTAATTGCTTTTAAAACGAGCTCCGGCAGAGAGTTAGATTACGTAACCGCCTTAAATGATGCCAAAGCAGGAAAGCTTGCTCATGTAGATGTTTTTCATAAGTATGGCCGCGACATCCTACGAAGCGAGCCTGATGGAATCAAAGAAAATAACTTAGATAATTTACCCGAATTCTAA